Proteins from a single region of Antechinus flavipes isolate AdamAnt ecotype Samford, QLD, Australia chromosome 2, AdamAnt_v2, whole genome shotgun sequence:
- the KBTBD11 gene encoding kelch repeat and BTB domain-containing protein 11, with protein sequence MENSVASCVLYSGDGKVNGSKSGVTFNKGLSGENGDQKSVLPTLEEEDFQHLETEEKCRETRTNGAEATELSAHTPCSLSSSLCFSSLNKSPPQSCATAASAAENSEVSPPSFTCKGNRVVKNQWEINSSNATSEESGQEEEEAARADHSRATQPPPRPVTYCIQPEAQPRKEPLQPGDRESGVGEEGGGGGGGGSSSNRRGICSISQSDPTSGALGEEPDLVIEVAGRRIQAHKSVLAAKSDYFRARSSREILRVKGVSYAALRLLVDYLYTGHMGEVKQDNVAEVIAGARFLQMPCALQCATDAMRAQLTLSNCYQVLTLAKQQRLSELREAAYRFMSDNYLQVLREPSVYGRLTGSERDLILQRRMEAGRSCLLVAEINDVFERVGSRPQSRESSRPQSPSASVLSPGEQPPTPPPALAPGSSEEEGGHSESVIYYYQEADKEWKVLTQLPEGANAKGCAMCVLYNYLFLAGGILQGGPEGRARLSDKVFCYNPVTDTWTTVRSLNQPRSQLKLLALDGYLYAVGGECLFSVERYDPRADRWSTVAPLPKGAFAVAHEATTCNGEIYVSGGSLFYRLLKYDPRRDEWQECPCSSSRKRSADMVALKGFIYRFDLCGARGEPQSVAGTSTASGSGGVNVFRYHCLAKRWSQCASNLRPPGEASGLQPFRCTALDGTIYCVNRAGAWRFSLSEEGDPGEDGGQKGVFEQEQLKAPFDARGVLFPFVLTLPERSDKGEAGVL encoded by the coding sequence ATGGAGAACTCAGTGGCTTCTTGCGTCCTATACTCAGGGGATGGCAAGGTAAATGGGTCAAAATCTGGAGTTACCTTTAACAAAGGATTAAGTGGAGAGAATGGGGACCAAAAATCTGTTCTTCCGACACTTGAGGAAGAGGACTTTCAGCACTTAGAAACTGAAGAAAAGTGCCGAGAGACTAGAACCAATGGGGCGGAAGCGACTGAGCTTTCAGCACACACGCCCTGCAGTCTCAGCTCGTCCTTGTGTTTTAGCTCCCTAAACAAATCTCCACCACAATCTTGTGCAACTGCGGCTTCCGCGGCAGAGAATTCAGAAGTCTCTCCCCCCTCTTTTACTTGCAAAGGAAATCGGGTAGTGAAAAACCAGTGGGAAATCAACAGTTCTAATGCCACGTCCGAAGAGTCGggacaagaggaggaggaggctgcAAGGGCAGACCACAGCAGAGCAACTCAACCGCCGCCACGGCCTGTCACTTATTGTATCCAGCCTGAAGCTCAGCCCAGGAAGGAACCGCTGCAGCCTGGGGACCGGGAAAGTGGTGTGGGGGAGgagggcgggggcgggggcggcggcggcagcagcagcaaccGCCGCGGCATCTGCAGCATCAGCCAGAGCGATCCAACGAGTGGCGCGTTGGGAGAAGAACCGGACTTGGTGATCGAAGTGGCTGGACGTCGCATCCAGGCGCACAAGTCAGTGCTAGCTGCCAAGAGCGATTACTTCCGAGCGCGCTCTTCTAGGGAGATCCTGCGGGTGAAGGGGGTGAGCTACGCAGCGTTGCGGCTTCTGGTGGATTACCTGTACACTGGACACATGGGGGAAGTGAAGCAGGACAATGTGGCCGAGGTGATAGCCGGGGCGCGCTTCCTTCAGATGCCCTGCGCCCTGCAGTGCGCCACTGACGCCATGCGGGCGCAGCTCACCCTTAGCAACTGCTACCAAGTACTGACCCTGGCCAAGCAACAGAGGCTCAGCGAGCTCCGGGAGGCTGCCTATCGTTTCATGAGCGATAACTACCTCCAGGTGCTGAGGGAGCCGTCAGTTTACGGCCGCCTGACAGGCTCTGAAAGAGACCTCATCCTCCAGCGCAGGATGGAGGCCGGTCGCAGCTGCCTCCTGGTGGCCGAGATCAATGACGTTTTTGAGCGGGTGGGCAGCCGCCCCCAGAGTCGAGAGAGCAGCCGGCCCCAGAGTCCGTCAGCCTCTGTCTTGTCGCCTGGAGAGCAGCCACCCACACCGCCTCCAGCCCTAGCCCCAGGTTCGTctgaagaggagggaggtcacaGTGAGTCGGTCATCTATTACTACCAGGAAGCGGACAAGGAGTGGAAGGTCCTGACTCAGCTGCCTGAGGGGGCTAATGCCAAAGGATGTGCCATGTGCGTCCTCTACAACTACCTCTTCCTGGCCGGGGGCATCCTGCAAGGGGGACCCGAGGGGAGGGCTCGCCTGTCGGACAAGGTCTTCTGCTACAACCCAGTGACTGACACTTGGACCACAGTAAGGTCCCTGAACCAGCCCCGTTCCCAGCTGAAGCTGCTGGCCCTGGACGGCTATCTCTATGCTGTGGGTGGTGAGTGTCTGTTTAGTGTGGAGCGGTACGACCCTCGCGCAGACCGCTGGAGCACCGTAGCTCCTCTGCCCAAGGGCGCCTTTGCAGTGGCCCACGAAGCCACCACGTGCAACGGAGAGATTTATGTTTCGGGCGGCTCTCTTTTCTACCGCCTGCTCAAGTACGACCCCCGGCGGGACGAGTGGCAGGAGTGTCCTTGTAGTAGCAGCCGCAAGCGCTCTGCAGATATGGTAGCCCTCAAAGGTTTCATCTATCGCTTTGACCTGTGCGGGGCACGAGGTGAACCTCAATCGGTAGCCGGAACTTCAACAGCTAGTGGTAGTGGAGGGGTCAACGTGTTCCGCTATCATTGTCTGGCTAAGCGCTGGAGTCAATGCGCTTCGAACCTGAGACCTCCTGGGGAGGCATCGGGGCTCCAGCCTTTCCGCTGCACTGCCCTCGATGGAACTATCTATTGTGTGAACAGGGCCGGGGCATGGCGTTTCAGCCTCTCTGAAGAAGGAGATCCTGGTGAGGATGGTGGGCAGAAGGGAGTCTTCGAACAGGAGCAGCTCAAAGCCCCTTTTGATGCTCGAGGGGTCCTCTTTCCCTTTGTGCTCACTCTGCCAGAGAGGTCAGACAAAGGGGAGGCTGGAGTACTATAG